ACCAGAGAACCGCACAGTTGCGCAAGGCGGCCCAGGAGTTGGAGCAGCGGGTCATCGAGCGGACCGACGAACTGCAGCAGGTAAACCGTCAGCTGGAGACCTTTGCCTATTCGGTTTCTCATGACCTCAGAGCGCCACTGCGGCATATCGATGCCTTCAGTCAGATACTAATGGACGATTATGCCGATCGTCTCGATGAAGAGGCCAGAGGAGTGCTCCAGCGGATAGTTGCCGGGTGCAACAGCATGGGACGGCTGATAGACGCCATCCTTACCCTCTCGCGAACTGCCCGGCAGCCTCTGAACAAGATTTCGGTAAACATGGAACGGCTGGCCAGGGAGACATTTACCCAGTTGAAAGAGCTGTATGAAGAGAAAGATATCGAGTTGAGCATTAGTGATTACCCGGAGTGCCAGGCCGACCCGATCCTGATTCGCCAGGTACTAGAGAATCTGATCGGCAATGCCATGAAATACAGCAGCAAGGCGGAGGCTCCACGAATCGAGCTGGGATCATCCCGGAACAACGGTGGAACCATCTATTATGTCAGGGATAACGGCGTAGGTTTTGACATGAAGTATTCTGAAAAGTTGTTCGCGGTCTTCCAGCGGCTCCATGACCCGAAGGAGTTTGAAGGGACCGGTGTCGGCCTTGCCATTGCCCAGAATATCATCCAGCGGCATGGTGGCAAGATCTGGGCTGAGGCTGAACCTGGCAAGGGGGCAACATTTTACTTTTTACTGTGATTACCTCATGCCACGGTAAATTTGAAGGTATCCTGCCTGCATAACTCCGGGAACTCCCCATAGAGATTGTCAGCATGTGTCAATCATGCTAAGGTTCCGTTGCTGAATTCAGCCTTTCCGGTAAATTCTGGGGAATCAACCTGCAATGGAACAGAAGAAAAAGGCCATAATAACGTTTTCCGCAACGCTGCTGGTTATTCTGTTGTTGCTCCTGATCAGTGTCAAGTATCTGGTGCTTAACAGCTATCTTGCCTTGGAGGATGAGGATGCGAAAGAGCATTTGCAGCGGGTTGATTACGCATTTGAGAGCGAGCTCGATTCTTTGGAGGCCATTGCCGGCGACTATGCTGCCTGGGATGATACCTACCGATTCGTCCAGACAGCAGAACCCCGATATGTAGCCTCAAACCTGACCGATGATTCCCTGGCCAAACTACGCGTAGATCTCATCGTTTTTGTTCGCAACGACGGGCAGGCAATCTTTTCCAAGTTTCTGAAAAGCGGGGCAGCTTCTGCCGATATCGCCACTCAATGGTTGCTGAAGCATCTTGAGCCGTCATCTCCCCTTCTACAGTGCAAATCGCCCCAGAACAAGGTGCGAGGCGTTATTGTCATTGCCGGCGTCCCTTATCTGGTAATTGCCAAACCGGTGCTGACCAGCGAAGTACAAGGGCCGGTCATTGGCTCATTGATAATGGGAAGGAAGATCGATACCGGCGAATTATCGCGAATGCAGAAGATGACGCGGTTGCCTCTTGATGTTTCAATCATAGAACCGAATTCTCCCCTCCCTGTTGCCTCGCGAAGCGCTAAGCCCCTGTCCTTGGAGAATCGATTTCTGGTGAGAAAAGTCAATTATGAGACCCTGAACGGTCTTGCACTGATTGGTGATATTTACCGGAAGCCGGCGCTGCTGATCAAAGTAAAGATAGAACGGGACATCTACCGCTCCGGGGTAAAGACCTCCCGCTATTTCATGGCCTGGGCGGTGATCATTTCCCTTATCAGCATCATTGTCCTGGATTCGGTGTTGGGCCGATTTGTCTCGGAAAAGCGCAACATCGAGGCGGAACGGCTCAATTTTGCCGCAATACAAGGGATGGCATGCGGAGTGGTATTGCTTGAATCGGAATCGTACCGGATTGTGCAGGTGAACCCGGCTTTTGCCTTTTCGCTGGGCTATTCACCCGAAAGATTATGTGGTGTTCTGTTACGCGAACTTTTTGCCGACAGCAGTGATTTTGCCGGATTCTTAGAATCACTGCGAAACGGCGCCAAGGCAGTACTTCCCGAACTCCGACTCCTGAAAAATGACAGAACAGTTGTCGCCTTGGATGCGGAGGCAACCCAGGCAGTGCTCGATGGTATTGAGTATGTCTGCCTGCTGCTCAAGGTCAAATAGGCAAGAGAGTCGAATTCATATCCCGTTGCCTTTGCGGTTACCCCTGTAGTACAGTTATCTCCGATAATTCACTCAGAAAGTTCATCTCAATGCCAATAAGCAAGCTCAACCCCCCCCAGAGGGAGGCGGTTCTCCATGGTGAAGGGCCGCTACTCATCCTTGCCGGAGCAGGTTCGGGAAAGACGCGGGTCATTGTGCACCGTATTGTCCATCTTGTCCGGGAGCTGGGAGTCCCCGCCTGGCAGATTCTGGCGGTAACCTTCACCAACAAGGCCGCTGGTGAGATGCGCGAGCGGGTTGAGAAGGCCTTGGGCGGAGGCGAACTACCGCTCATTTCCACTTTTCACTCGCTTTGTGCCCGGATACTGCGTCAGGATGGCCACCTCTTGGGTTATGACCGGTCTTTTGCCATTTATGACGATGGCGACACGCAAAAACTGCTCAAGGAGATTCTGGCAGAACTGAATCTTGATGATAAGCGTTACCCGGCCCGGTCGCTGGCCTCGGCAATCGATGACTGCAAAAACAGCGGCCATATGCCGTCAGATGTGCCCAATGATTTTCAGCATGCCGTCATTGCCAAGGTTTATGCTGCTTATCAGGACCGGTTGAAGCGGTGCAATGCCCTTGATTTCGGCGATCTGGTGATGATGGCTGTCAAGCTGTTCGAGCAGGAGCCGGAGGTGCTTGAGCGTTATCGCAACCGGTGGCAATGGCTTATGGTTGACGAATACCAGGACACCAACCCGATCCAGTACCGTCTGGTGCAGCTGCTTGCCGGAGAGAGGCGCAATCTCTGTGTGGTTGGCGATGACGACCAGTCGATCTACCGGTGGCGTGGCGCAGACATTAGGAACATCCTCGATTTTGAGAAGGACTTCCCAGGGGTCAAGGTAGTGAAGCTTGAGCAGAACTACCGTTCGACCCAGGCGATCCTCACCGCGGCCGGCGCGGTCGTGGCAAAAAACCGCGGCCGGAAGGCAAAAAAGCTCTGGACAGAGAACCGGGAAGGGGAGCGTATCGTTTACCGGCGTCTTGAGGACGAGCGGGGCGAGGCGCGTTCCGTTTGCCGGGAGATTGACCGTCATCGACAAGGGGGAGGCTTGCTGTCCGATGTCGCGGTATTCTACAGGACCAACGCCCAATCAAGGCCTGTGGAAGATGCGCTCGTTGCCGAAGGCATACCGTACCGCATGGTTGGCGGGATGCGTTTTTACGAGCGGATGGAGGTCAAGGATATCCTTGCCTATCTCAAGGTGCTGGTTAACCCTGCCGATGAGATGGCGCTGAAACGCATCGTCAATACCCCTCCCCGAGGGATCGGTCATGCCACCCTTGACCGTATTGCAGACGTAGCTGCTCAGAAAGGGATCAGCTATTACGAGGCGCTCCGCGACTGTGCCGGGAGCGGGGTCCTCTCTGCCGGCCCCAGAGGGAAACTGGCCTCTTTTGTGGCCTTGATGGACGGCTTTGCATCATTGCTCGATGCCGTGTCTCTGGAGGATCTCACCAGCCGGATTATCCGGGAATCAGGGTACGAAGCAAAGCTGCGCGAGGAGAAGAGCGAGGAGGCTGCCGACCGCCTGGCCAACCTCCAGGAACTGCTTGCTGCCATGGCTGAATTTGAGCAGACGGGTGATGAAAAAGGGGCGGCGCCTTTTCTTGAGCAGGTGGCGCTGATCTCTGACCTGGAGCGTGGCGAGAAGGGGCGGGACTCCGTGACGCTCATGACCCTTCATGCCGCCAAGGGGTTGGAATTCCCGATAGTTTTCATGGTTGGCCTCGAAGAGCGCCTGTTCCCCCATGTTCGTGCCCTTGACGACAACGAGCAGATGGAGGAAGAGCGCCGGCTCTGCTATGTCGGCATGACCAGGGCCATGCAGCGGCTGTTTCTTTCTAATGCACGGCGCAGGCGAGTTTTCGGCCAAGATCAGATGAACCCGCCGTCACGGTTTATTGCTGATATCCCGAGCGAACTCATCGATATTGAGGAAAGCCAGCCGACAACCTCTTCCTGGGGTTCGTCGAACTGGGCCAGACAGTCAGTTTCGGGATATGGGAGACGGGAGACAGAGCCTGATGCCTCTCAGCACAACCTGGGGAGAGTCCTTTCCGAGTCAGCAGGGGAAAGCGCTTTTCCTGAGGTGGAATTGGTGCCGGACGAGGAAGCGACAGGGGTTGTGCTCGGCATGAAAGTGCGTCACGGGAAGTTTGGCGTTGGCGTCATCCGCCGGGTTGAAGGGAGCGGAGACGAGCAGAAGGTGATTGTCTGGTTCAATTCGGTGGGGCCGAAAAAGCTGCTGGTAAGGTTTGCCGGGCTGGAGAGGGTTTAATCCAGTAAGGTCTTTTCAAATTCCACAGCCGCGCCATCCGGGGTTATACGGACCACTCGCCCTTTCAGGCTGCATATCTGCTGGTCTTTGGTGTGATGGTAAATGGTTATCGTGATGAGATCATTCATCGGGATCTTTTGTCCGGTGCGGACAAAAACCCCCTTGAGACTGATGTTGTCGAGTTCGCCTTCGACGATGGTGCCGTTATAGGTAATGGTTGCTTCCAGGTGAATCGGCAGCCTTGAGTAATTCCGTTCCTGCATTGTTTTGCTTCCTTTGTCCGGTTGCCTGCATCCCGCGCACAATAAGTCATTATTATATCGCTGTTATCAGGCCATGCAATAGCTCAAGGGCAAAGTTTTTGACAAGAGGTATTGATTCGGTTACTGTGGGCGCCATGCAGGAGTTCCTGACAACGCACGGCTTACCGGCTCTTTTCCTCCTTAGTTTCCTTGCCTCCACCCTTATCCCACTCGGTTCGGAATGGCTTTTGGTCGCGCTCCTGCTTAAAGGCGATGCCCCGACTACCGTGGTAGCGATCGCATCGGCAGGGAATTTTCTCGGGGCTTGTACCAGCTACTGGCTAGGTAGCTACGGTAGCAGCTTCATAGAGGAAAAACTCTTCAGGATGCAGGCGCGGGACAAAGAGCGTGCCGAACTTTTTTTTGCCAGGTTCGGCAGCTGGAGCCTGCTTTTCTCCTGGCTGCCGGTGGTCGGAGACCCGCTCTGCTTTGTTGCCGGGGTGTTGAGGGTTGCATTTGCCAGGTTTTCGCTGCTGGTATTGACCGGTAAGGTTGCCAGATACGCAGTCGTTGCCTGGGCAACCCTGGAAGGCAAAAATCTCTTGTTATAATAGCGGATGAACGGAGCAGTAATGATTAAATGCAAGACCTCTTCTCTTTCCAACGGCCTGCGACTGGTGGCTGTAGAGATGCCGCACCTGCACAGCGCCGAAATTGCGATCTATGTCAAGGCCGGCGGCCGTAACGACACCAGGGAAAAGGCCGGAATGGCCCATTTCCTTGAGCATATGTTGTTCCGGGGGACTGTTGACTACCCTACCACCCTTGATCTGGAGACCGCTTTCGAGGCGATTGGCGGGAGTGTCAATGCTGCAACCGACGAGGAGACGACCTGCTTCTTTTCCCGGGTTCATCCGGAACATGTTGCGAAGGGGACCGCAATGCTCGCATCCATGCTGCGGCGTCCACTGCTTTCCGGTCTGGACACGGAAAAACGGATCATCGTCGAGGAGGCGCTTGAAGACATCAACGAGCAGGGTGAAGAGATCAATACCCATAATATTGCCAGCCGTCTCATGTGGCCAGGACACCCGCTGGGGATGCCCACCATCGGCTATCTGGAGACGATCCGGGGCATAACGATGGAAGATTTGAAACAGTATCTTGGCCATCATTATGTACCGGCCAATGCTGTGGCAGTTGTTGCCGGCAACGTCCGTGGCGAGGATTTTTTCGCTGCCTGCGCCAGCGCCTTTGGTGATTGGACGAGGGGTGATGTCCCACATCAGGAAGCGGCTGATCACGAACAAGTTGCACCGCAGCTCCAATTTGTCACCGACTCAGACAGTCAGCTTCATCTGCAGCTTGCCTTCAGGGGATTTTCCCGGTTGGACCCCCGTATTATGAGCCTTCGCCTGCTTCGCAGAATCCTGTGCGGCGGCGGAAGTTCGCGGCTGCATATCTCGCTGAGGGAACGACTCGGGATCGTCTATTCGGTAGATGCCAGCATTGCTGCCTATGAAGAGACCGGAGCCTTTTCGATAGAGCTCTCCACTTCACCGGAAAACCTGGAAAAGGCAGTGGAAGAGGTGCTTGCCGAAACCCTGGCGCTTGCGTTCGGTACCATACCCGAAGATGAGTTTGAACGGGTCAGGAACAGTTATTTCTTTGACCTGGAATACAGCAGGGATTCAACCTATGAAATGCAGGTACGTTACGGCTGGGGCGAACTGATGGGGTTGGTCAGGAGCATCGAAGAGGATTATTCTGAGGCGGCCGCCTTGAATATTGCTGACCTGAAAGCGGCAGCTGCAGTACTTTTTGCGCCGGGCAACCTCAATCTGGTTGTTGTCGGGCCTTGGCAGAAGACCCACCAAGATGCGGTACAGCGTCTGGTCAGTAGCTACTGCAAAGCCTGGCAGGAAAAGCAGGCCCTTATCCGGTAATTTCCGTTAGCAACCGCTTCAGGTCATCTCGGTCAAATGCGTATCGCACCTGGCAGAACTCGCAGGTGACCTCTGTATGGCCCTGTTTTTCAAGCATATCCTCAAGCTCGTCCTTACCTAGCGAAATAAGGACTTTTTCGATTCTGGGCCGGCTGCAGGCGCAGACGAATGCCAGTTCTCTCTTTTCCAATGTTGTGTATGGGATTCCCTCAAAGAGGCGCTCAATAAGCTGCTCAGGAGTAGTTCCTTCTTTAAGCATTGCTGTCAGCGACGGAAGGGCCTCCAGGCGGTGCATCAGCTTGTCTATAATCGCGTCGTCACCCGGCGGCAGGGCCTGAATCAGGAACCCTCCGGCCGCCGACACGCTGTTGTCCGGTTCCACAAAAACACCGAGACCGATGGCTGAAGGGGTTTGCTCCGATTCCGTGAGGTAGAGGGCCAGGTCTTCGCCGATCTCGCTGGTTGCCAGAGGGACGATCCCCTTGTAAGGTTCCTTCAATCGCAGGTCTTTGGTGACCGTCAGCAGTCCGGCGTGGCCAAGCGCCGCAGCGACGTCGAAGGTGCCGTCCGGTTTCTCCATATGTACTGCCGGTACCCTGACATACCCGCGTAATGCGCCATTGGCATCTGCTTCCACCAGGATCTTCTTGAGCGGGCCGTTCCCTTCAAATGAGAGAGCAATACGTTGATCGGTCTTGAGCAGCGCACCCATGAGCGCCCCGGCGCTAAGGCCACGGCCAAGGGCAACGCCGGCTGTCGGCCAGCATCCCTGGCGCTGACACGCTTCATTGACCAGGGATGTTGTAATGCAGGCAAGCGCCCGTACGGCGCCATTTTCCGTGATTATGCGTACCAGATAGTCGTTCATGCTTGAAAAATGCCGGCCTACTGTGGCGACTCCTTTTTGGCCTTCCTGATCAGGAGTTTGAGCGCTGCCTTGCAGATGGCGACTCCAAGGGTTTCGTCGTACCAGTGCGCCATTTCCCGCTGCTTGTCGTTATAAATCCCACAGGTGTAGATGTCACAGGCTACGGTACAGGTAATGGTCAGGTTGCTCTCTTTCAAGCGCTCTATAATCTCGGGGAAGGCGATATTCAGGTCTTCGCTTGGATGGAAGAGCTTCATGCCGCAGCCGGTGCCGTATTTGGTCGGTTTCCCGTTTTCGTCGAACCATCTTTTGCATGACGATTTCTCCGGGTCGTCCTCCAGTTTCCAGCCCAGGAATTTTTCTGCGATTGCCGCATCCAGTTGATGCTTCTCCAGAAGGTCCAGTGCCTTGTGCGTGTAGATTCCCATGGATCAACTCCTTTCCGTGCAGATACTGATAGCTTGATAACAGCGTATTTTTAAAAACAATGATGATTCCGGTTATTTCTTGTTTCTGCCAGGAGGTCGTTTCCCCGGCATCGTTTTTCGCCGATCGGCACCAGCGAAAGTGGTTTCCCTGGGTTTTGGCGGACGGGCCTCTTCCACTGTTATCTGTCGGTCGATCAACAGGCAGTCATCCAGTGTTTCGATCGCCTCTTTAGCGTCGTTGAGCGTGGCCATCTCCACAAAACCGCACCCTTTGAGCTTGCCGGTGACGGGATCGGTCAGCAGTTTGATATGTTTGACCTTGCCGGCTACGGAAAAGAGTTTCCACATATCTTCTTCTGTTGCTTGAAATGAGATGTTCGTTACGTAGAGCTGCTTTCCCATGGGATTTCCTTTTTACTTTCAGTGCTCACTGCCGGTTGGTTGCCGACGGTTGGCGGTGTTCAGAGTTATCAGCCATACATAGGGGACTATCCCGTAGTTCCATGCCAGGCACAGTCTTCTGTAGCCGGAGAACAGCAGGCCATCATCGGCCATTGCCAGGACGATGGGGGCTTTCAAGGTCAATTCCCCGTGGCGCTGGAGATCATTCTCCATTTTTGCATAGTTTAACCGGTATCCCCGCTTCGCCTTTGCCAGGTAACGGGAGTAATCTTCGTAGCTGTGGTATGAAAGCGCTACCTTGATCTGGCCAAGCTCAGCGGAGCGGTGGTACGGAAGCAGTTGCCCGTTGTCGCTGGCGGCAACTATCTCTGGCCAGTCAATGGCATGGCGTTGATAATACTCCTGTTTGGCAGGGTGCCGGGAAAATTCCCATAGTTCCTCTTCGATATCCGGTTTGACCCAGGTGATTCTGAGTTCGGAATGGGAAATCATGGCAACCCTTTAGTCCAGCGATGACCGCATCTTTTTCCTCTCCGAGAGGATCTTCTTTTCGGAGAGCCGCTTCTCCTTGGCGCGTCTTGGAACCTTGGTGGCTATCCGTTTCTTGATTATGCGCTCGCGTTTTTCAAGGGCCGCCTGCAAGCGTTCCAGGGCCTTTTCCCGATTTTGCGACTGAGACCGGCTTTCTGATGCCTGAGTCACAATGCCGGTCGGGAGATGGCGGATCCTGACAGCGGAATCGGT
This region of Geoanaerobacter pelophilus genomic DNA includes:
- a CDS encoding M16 family metallopeptidase → MIKCKTSSLSNGLRLVAVEMPHLHSAEIAIYVKAGGRNDTREKAGMAHFLEHMLFRGTVDYPTTLDLETAFEAIGGSVNAATDEETTCFFSRVHPEHVAKGTAMLASMLRRPLLSGLDTEKRIIVEEALEDINEQGEEINTHNIASRLMWPGHPLGMPTIGYLETIRGITMEDLKQYLGHHYVPANAVAVVAGNVRGEDFFAACASAFGDWTRGDVPHQEAADHEQVAPQLQFVTDSDSQLHLQLAFRGFSRLDPRIMSLRLLRRILCGGGSSRLHISLRERLGIVYSVDASIAAYEETGAFSIELSTSPENLEKAVEEVLAETLALAFGTIPEDEFERVRNSYFFDLEYSRDSTYEMQVRYGWGELMGLVRSIEEDYSEAAALNIADLKAAAAVLFAPGNLNLVVVGPWQKTHQDAVQRLVSSYCKAWQEKQALIR
- a CDS encoding CHASE4 domain-containing protein is translated as MEQKKKAIITFSATLLVILLLLLISVKYLVLNSYLALEDEDAKEHLQRVDYAFESELDSLEAIAGDYAAWDDTYRFVQTAEPRYVASNLTDDSLAKLRVDLIVFVRNDGQAIFSKFLKSGAASADIATQWLLKHLEPSSPLLQCKSPQNKVRGVIVIAGVPYLVIAKPVLTSEVQGPVIGSLIMGRKIDTGELSRMQKMTRLPLDVSIIEPNSPLPVASRSAKPLSLENRFLVRKVNYETLNGLALIGDIYRKPALLIKVKIERDIYRSGVKTSRYFMAWAVIISLISIIVLDSVLGRFVSEKRNIEAERLNFAAIQGMACGVVLLESESYRIVQVNPAFAFSLGYSPERLCGVLLRELFADSSDFAGFLESLRNGAKAVLPELRLLKNDRTVVALDAEATQAVLDGIEYVCLLLKVK
- a CDS encoding ATP-dependent helicase, with protein sequence MPISKLNPPQREAVLHGEGPLLILAGAGSGKTRVIVHRIVHLVRELGVPAWQILAVTFTNKAAGEMRERVEKALGGGELPLISTFHSLCARILRQDGHLLGYDRSFAIYDDGDTQKLLKEILAELNLDDKRYPARSLASAIDDCKNSGHMPSDVPNDFQHAVIAKVYAAYQDRLKRCNALDFGDLVMMAVKLFEQEPEVLERYRNRWQWLMVDEYQDTNPIQYRLVQLLAGERRNLCVVGDDDQSIYRWRGADIRNILDFEKDFPGVKVVKLEQNYRSTQAILTAAGAVVAKNRGRKAKKLWTENREGERIVYRRLEDERGEARSVCREIDRHRQGGGLLSDVAVFYRTNAQSRPVEDALVAEGIPYRMVGGMRFYERMEVKDILAYLKVLVNPADEMALKRIVNTPPRGIGHATLDRIADVAAQKGISYYEALRDCAGSGVLSAGPRGKLASFVALMDGFASLLDAVSLEDLTSRIIRESGYEAKLREEKSEEAADRLANLQELLAAMAEFEQTGDEKGAAPFLEQVALISDLERGEKGRDSVTLMTLHAAKGLEFPIVFMVGLEERLFPHVRALDDNEQMEEERRLCYVGMTRAMQRLFLSNARRRRVFGQDQMNPPSRFIADIPSELIDIEESQPTTSSWGSSNWARQSVSGYGRRETEPDASQHNLGRVLSESAGESAFPEVELVPDEEATGVVLGMKVRHGKFGVGVIRRVEGSGDEQKVIVWFNSVGPKKLLVRFAGLERV
- a CDS encoding PilZ domain-containing protein; this translates as MQERNYSRLPIHLEATITYNGTIVEGELDNISLKGVFVRTGQKIPMNDLITITIYHHTKDQQICSLKGRVVRITPDGAAVEFEKTLLD
- a CDS encoding RNA recognition motif domain-containing protein, with product MGKQLYVTNISFQATEEDMWKLFSVAGKVKHIKLLTDPVTGKLKGCGFVEMATLNDAKEAIETLDDCLLIDRQITVEEARPPKPRETTFAGADRRKTMPGKRPPGRNKK
- a CDS encoding YqaA family protein, with the translated sequence MQEFLTTHGLPALFLLSFLASTLIPLGSEWLLVALLLKGDAPTTVVAIASAGNFLGACTSYWLGSYGSSFIEEKLFRMQARDKERAELFFARFGSWSLLFSWLPVVGDPLCFVAGVLRVAFARFSLLVLTGKVARYAVVAWATLEGKNLLL
- a CDS encoding sensor histidine kinase, encoding MAEQLIQGKPLVLIVDDRPENLAALDGLLGDLGIETVRAFSGNEALRLTLKQDFSLVLLDVQMPEMDGFETAELMRSNPKTRHLPIIFVTAGLKELQYQFKGYDAGAVDYLAKPIEPAILRSKVKVFRDLYQQRMELELHRQHLQELVDQRTAQLRKAAQELEQRVIERTDELQQVNRQLETFAYSVSHDLRAPLRHIDAFSQILMDDYADRLDEEARGVLQRIVAGCNSMGRLIDAILTLSRTARQPLNKISVNMERLARETFTQLKELYEEKDIELSISDYPECQADPILIRQVLENLIGNAMKYSSKAEAPRIELGSSRNNGGTIYYVRDNGVGFDMKYSEKLFAVFQRLHDPKEFEGTGVGLAIAQNIIQRHGGKIWAEAEPGKGATFYFLL
- the hslO gene encoding Hsp33 family molecular chaperone HslO, giving the protein MNDYLVRIITENGAVRALACITTSLVNEACQRQGCWPTAGVALGRGLSAGALMGALLKTDQRIALSFEGNGPLKKILVEADANGALRGYVRVPAVHMEKPDGTFDVAAALGHAGLLTVTKDLRLKEPYKGIVPLATSEIGEDLALYLTESEQTPSAIGLGVFVEPDNSVSAAGGFLIQALPPGDDAIIDKLMHRLEALPSLTAMLKEGTTPEQLIERLFEGIPYTTLEKRELAFVCACSRPRIEKVLISLGKDELEDMLEKQGHTEVTCEFCQVRYAFDRDDLKRLLTEITG
- a CDS encoding BC1872 family protein; the protein is MGIYTHKALDLLEKHQLDAAIAEKFLGWKLEDDPEKSSCKRWFDENGKPTKYGTGCGMKLFHPSEDLNIAFPEIIERLKESNLTITCTVACDIYTCGIYNDKQREMAHWYDETLGVAICKAALKLLIRKAKKESPQ